The following coding sequences lie in one Chiroxiphia lanceolata isolate bChiLan1 chromosome 19, bChiLan1.pri, whole genome shotgun sequence genomic window:
- the CBX8 gene encoding chromobox protein homolog 8 isoform X2, with protein sequence MELSAVGERVFAAEALLKRRIRKGRMEYLVKWKGWSQKYSTWEPEENILDARLLAAFEEREREMELYGPKKRGPKPKTFLLKAQAKAKAKTYEFRSDSSRGIRVPYPGRSPQELGSTSRAREGLRNIALAPQGSSSTSTPKGDSIRDRVIRVEEKPGETPKKRGPKPRKELYKDLAETLDASKRKLGDPGDKVGDYLKARKMEEAATGAAKFGSGHSVIQLARRQEPDLPGALPGPNRAEAGAETFPPRLAKHRADFLDPKGQGGLDPGGPKLLHGAVSPGSVGSLYRDGVGGPAGRPSLIARIPVSRILGDPEEESWSPSLNNLEKVVVTDVTSNFLTVTIKESSTDQGFFKEKR encoded by the exons ATGGAGCTCTCGGCCGTCGGGGAGCGCGTCTTCGCGGCCGAGGCCCTGCTCAAGCGCCGCATCCGCAAA GGCCGCATGGAATATCTGGTCAAATGGAAGGGCTGGTCGCAGAA GTACAGCACTTGGGAACCCGAGGAAAATATCCTGGATGCCCGGCTGCTCGCAGCCTTCGAGGAGAG GGAGCGAGAAATGGAACTTTACGGGCCCAAAAAGCGAGGCCCCAAGCCCAAAACCTTCCTGCTAAAG GCCCAGGCAAAAGCCAAAGCCAAAACCTATGAATTCCGCAGTGACTCTTCCAGGGGGATCCGGGTGCCGTATCCCGGCAGGTccccccaggagctgggctccACGTCCCGGGCTAGGGAAGGACTGAGAAACATAGCCCTGGCCCCCCAGGGCAGTTccagcaccagcacccccaaggGAGACAGCATCCGGGACCGGGTGATCCGTGTGGAGGAGAAACCCGGGGAGACCCCCAAAAAGAGAGGCCCGAAGCCCAGGAAGGAGCTTTACAAGGACCTGGCGGAGACTCTGGATGCCTCCAAGAGGAAACTGGGGGACCcgggggacaaggtgggggaCTACCTGAAGGCCAGGAAGATGGAGGAGGCGGCGACGGGGGCGGCCAAGTTTGGCTCGGGACACAGCGTGATCCAGCTGGCCCGGCGGCAGGAGCCCGACCTGCCCGGCGCCCTGCCCGGCCCCAACCGCGCCGAGGCGGGCGCCGAGACCTTCCCCCCGCGCCTGGCCAAGCACCGCGCGGACTTTCTGGACCCcaaggggcagggggggctggaCCCCGGCGGGCCCAAGCTCCTGCACGGCGCGGTGAGCCCGGGCAGCGTGGGCAGCCTGTACCGCGACGGCGTggggggcccggcggggcgaCCCTCCCTCATCGCCAGGATCCCCGTCTCCAGGATCCTGGGGGACCCCGAGGAGGAGTCCTGGAGCCCCTCTCTCAACAACCTGGAGAAGGTGGTGGTAACTGATGTGACCTCTAACTTTTTGACCGTCACCATCAAGGAGAGCAGCACGGACCAAGGATTCTTTAAGGAGAAGCGATGA
- the CBX8 gene encoding chromobox protein homolog 8 isoform X1: MELSAVGERVFAAEALLKRRIRKGRMEYLVKWKGWSQKYSTWEPEENILDARLLAAFEESFGSFNTSREREMELYGPKKRGPKPKTFLLKAQAKAKAKTYEFRSDSSRGIRVPYPGRSPQELGSTSRAREGLRNIALAPQGSSSTSTPKGDSIRDRVIRVEEKPGETPKKRGPKPRKELYKDLAETLDASKRKLGDPGDKVGDYLKARKMEEAATGAAKFGSGHSVIQLARRQEPDLPGALPGPNRAEAGAETFPPRLAKHRADFLDPKGQGGLDPGGPKLLHGAVSPGSVGSLYRDGVGGPAGRPSLIARIPVSRILGDPEEESWSPSLNNLEKVVVTDVTSNFLTVTIKESSTDQGFFKEKR; encoded by the exons ATGGAGCTCTCGGCCGTCGGGGAGCGCGTCTTCGCGGCCGAGGCCCTGCTCAAGCGCCGCATCCGCAAA GGCCGCATGGAATATCTGGTCAAATGGAAGGGCTGGTCGCAGAA GTACAGCACTTGGGAACCCGAGGAAAATATCCTGGATGCCCGGCTGCTCGCAGCCTTCGAGGAGAG CTTTGGTTCTTTTAACACCTCTAGGGAGCGAGAAATGGAACTTTACGGGCCCAAAAAGCGAGGCCCCAAGCCCAAAACCTTCCTGCTAAAG GCCCAGGCAAAAGCCAAAGCCAAAACCTATGAATTCCGCAGTGACTCTTCCAGGGGGATCCGGGTGCCGTATCCCGGCAGGTccccccaggagctgggctccACGTCCCGGGCTAGGGAAGGACTGAGAAACATAGCCCTGGCCCCCCAGGGCAGTTccagcaccagcacccccaaggGAGACAGCATCCGGGACCGGGTGATCCGTGTGGAGGAGAAACCCGGGGAGACCCCCAAAAAGAGAGGCCCGAAGCCCAGGAAGGAGCTTTACAAGGACCTGGCGGAGACTCTGGATGCCTCCAAGAGGAAACTGGGGGACCcgggggacaaggtgggggaCTACCTGAAGGCCAGGAAGATGGAGGAGGCGGCGACGGGGGCGGCCAAGTTTGGCTCGGGACACAGCGTGATCCAGCTGGCCCGGCGGCAGGAGCCCGACCTGCCCGGCGCCCTGCCCGGCCCCAACCGCGCCGAGGCGGGCGCCGAGACCTTCCCCCCGCGCCTGGCCAAGCACCGCGCGGACTTTCTGGACCCcaaggggcagggggggctggaCCCCGGCGGGCCCAAGCTCCTGCACGGCGCGGTGAGCCCGGGCAGCGTGGGCAGCCTGTACCGCGACGGCGTggggggcccggcggggcgaCCCTCCCTCATCGCCAGGATCCCCGTCTCCAGGATCCTGGGGGACCCCGAGGAGGAGTCCTGGAGCCCCTCTCTCAACAACCTGGAGAAGGTGGTGGTAACTGATGTGACCTCTAACTTTTTGACCGTCACCATCAAGGAGAGCAGCACGGACCAAGGATTCTTTAAGGAGAAGCGATGA
- the CBX2 gene encoding chromobox protein homolog 2, protein MEELSSVGEQVFAAECILSKRLRKGKLEYLVKWRGWSSKHNSWEPEENILDPRLLLAFQKKEHEKEVQNRKRGKRPRGRPRKHVEPEMPAKTKSSSSSSSTSSSSSSSDEEDESDLEAKRGPRSRETHPVPQKKAQILVAKPDMKDASRKKRGRKPLPPEQKAARRTVNLTKVLKTSRKEVGGSAKLVGKLQPQHSTQGSGMAVLKDPPGALAGLSSGGSSAENLPNMMKSGSTSPSQAISWQSSIVHYMNRMSQSQTASESSALGRLALKAQAASKSSLGLDLKMRSQKGSGELGLNVQGPKTAKAPGSGAGGDQKSGFAAGGQMLPNGSKTPASSSGAGVQAASSQELNLQALNLQSVKNGPSVAGGSSLPRHLCGALAKGSGGGTASGGAGGAKGGAAGTGLTAAGALAGGDGSKSKKQPHRAGDRDLAKGGSAGAQEGHAESRKPSALSEVSTGEDTSSDSDRDSASFPGVGQNMSVSIQTSQDWKPTRSLIEHVFVTDVTANLITVTVKESPTSVGFFNLRQY, encoded by the exons atGGAGGAGCTGAGCAGCGTGGGAGAGCAGGTCTTCGCCGCCGAGTGCATCCTCAGCAAGCGGCTCCGCAAG GGCAAGCTGGAGTACCTGGTCAAGTGGCGAGGCTGGTCCTCCAA ACACAACAGCTGGGAGCCTGAAGAGAACATCCTGGACCCCCGGCTGCTCCTGGCTTTCCAAAAGAA GGAACATGAAAAAGAAGTGCAGAATCGGAAGAGGGGCAAGCGGCCCCGGGGCAGGCCCAGGAAGCACGTG GAACCAGAAATGCCTGCGAAAACTAAGTCAAGtagctcctcttcctccacatcctcctcttcttcctcctctgatGAAGAGGATGAAAGTGACCTGGAAGCAAAGAGAGGTCCCCGCAGCAGAGAGACACACCCGGTGCCACAGAAGAAAGCTCAGATCCTGGTGGCAAAGCCTGACATGAAAGACGCTTCCAGGAAGAAGCGTGGGCGGAAACCTCTTCCcccagagcagaaagcagctcGAAGGACTGTGAACCTGACAAAGGTGCTGAAAACATCCCGGAAGGAGGTGGGGGGCAGTGCCAAGCTGGTGGGGAAgctgcagcctcagcacagcacacagggcTCGGGCATGGCCGTGCTGAAGGACCCACCAGGTGCCTTGGCTGGGCTCAGCTCAGGAGGGTCATCAGCAGAAAACCTGCCCAACATGATGAAGAGCGGCTCGACGAGCCCCAGCCAGGCCAtcagctggcagagctccaTCGTGCACTACATGAACAGGATGTCCCAGAGCCAGACTGCATCTgagagctcagctctgggcaggctGGCACTGAAGGCACAGGCAGCCAGTAAGAGTAGCTTAGGGCTGGACTTGAAAATGAGGAGCCAGAAAGGCTCTGGGGAGCTGGGGCTCAACGTGCAGGGACCCAAGACTGCAAAGGCTCCCGGCAGTGGTGCTGGAGGAGACCAGAAATCAGGGTTTGCTGCGGGAGGCCAAATGCTGCCCAACGGCAGCAAGACACCAGCGAGCTCATCTGGGGCCGGCGTCCAGGCAgcctccagccaggagctgaACCTCCAGGCTCTGAACCTGCAGAGCGTCAAGAACGGGCCGAGCGTGGCCGGCGGGAGCAGCCTCCCCCGGCACCTCTGCGGAGCCCTGGCCAAGGGCTCTGGTGGCGGCACTGCCAGCGGGGGTGCCGGCGGTGCCAAGGGCGGGGCGGCGGGCACCGGGCTCACCGCTGCCGGTGCGCTGGCGGGGGGGGATGGCAGCAAGAGCAAGAAGCAGCCGCACcgggcaggggacagggactTGGCCAAAGGTGGCTCAGCCGGCGCACAGGAGGGACACGCGGAGAGCCGCAAGCCCTCTGCCCTGTCCGAAGTGAGCACGGGCGAGGACACCAGCTCAGATTCAGACCGGGACTCGGCTTCCTTCCCGGGTGTGGGTCAGAACATGTCTGTCTCCATCCAGACCAGCCAGGACTGGAAACCCACGCGCAGCCTGATCGAGCACGTCTTTGTCACCGATGTCACCGCTAACCTGATCACAGTGACGGTCAAGGAGTCCCCCACCAGCGTCGGGTTTTTCAACCTACGGCAGTACTGA